In Alkalimarinus alittae, the DNA window TAGCGTTCAATTTTTCAACCTGCTACGCTTCAGCGTGCTGTTTTTCAAACTGTGAACCTTCGTATGAGAGTGGTTTACTGTCTATGGTAAGGATGATTACGGGTGATGCTCCAGGCACGGTATAGCTGTTCAGCTAAGAGCACTCGCACCAAAGGATGTGGAAGCGTTAGTGGCGAAAGCGACCATTGCTGATCTGCTCGCGCACGGCAGCTATCAGACAGTCCGTCTGGACCACCCACTAACAAAGCAACATTTCGACCGGCCATTTGCCAGACCTCTGCTTGCTTGGCTAGTTTCTCAGTAGTCCAATTACGGCCATTAACTTCAAGCGCAAGGACATAGTCTGATGACTCAACCGATGCAAGCATCTGTTCGCCTTCACGCTTAATAATACGGTCGATATCAGCGTTTTTGCCACGCTGCCCTAGCGGAATCTCTATCAATTCAAGAGAAAACTCAGCAGGCATGCGTCTTGAGTACTCATTATACCCTTCGCTAACCCACGAAGGCATTCGAGTACCGACCGCTATTAGTTTAATTTTCATGAGGCGATTGCTAGCTCTGCTCTTCTACAACCTCAGGCCCATCAATCCAAAAGCGCTCAAGATCGTAGAACTCACGGGCAGCAGGCATCATCACATGCACAACAATATCACCCAAATCAACTAACACCCAATCACTGCCCGCACCGCCTTCTATACCTAAAGGGCGAATACCGCTCTTTTTGACGTCATCAACAACATTGTCAGCAATCGATTTAACATGACGGTTCGAGGTACCAGACGCCACGATCATATATTCGGTCACACTGGTTCGCTCGCGTACATCCAATACATTGATGTCCTTCGCCTTCATATCATCCATAGCATTCACTACGATGTCTCTTAACTTTTCACTTTGCATATAATTTTCGTTCGGAAGAATCTTGTAAGTCCAAGAGTTGCTCGGCTCATCTCAAGTTCGACAGCTTACGTCCTCTTGGAGGTTAATATTAATAACATGATTTTTTATCGTCATAACCATAAAGTTGATTATCACAGATGTAACGCCAAACAACATCCGACACCAAATACCGGGCAGACAACCCTTTTGAAATCGAAGATCTAACTTTTGAACTTGAAATATCGAGCAATGACAACTCAAGCGGCAATATATACCCCGCAGCACATTCAAACAATGCTTCAATTTTTTCAACTCGGCAAGAATCGACAAGATCTTTTAATTGCCCGCCAATTGATAATTCCCAGCTTGGCCTATTTAGAACAATTATATGGGCTAATGTTGGAATTTCCAGCCATTGATGCCAACTAGAAAGTCCATTAAAGGCATCAGTACCTAATACTAAAACAATGGGCTCATCATCACCATATTGCGCCCTCATCTCTTTGAGGGTATCCGCTGTGTAAGAAGGTCCCCCTCGAAGTATCTCACGCTGATCGACAATCACGTTAGATTCGCCTTCAGTCGCCAGCCTTAGCATTTCTGTCCGCTGCGCCGAAGACGCACCGGGTTGCCCCCGATGAACAGGATTATAACAAGGTAGTAGATGAACGTTCGTTTCTTTCTTGGTTTTACTCTTAAATAACTCACTTAATTCGAGTGCAGCCCGCAAGTGGCCAAGATGCACGGGGTCATAAGTCCCTCCCATGACAATTTTCATAAAACAGCCTTATGACACCTTAACGCACTCATTGAACAATATTCACTGACGAATATGCCCGTCACCAAACACCACATATTTCTGCGAGGTCAAACCATCAAGTCCAACAGGTCCTCGCGCATGGATTTTATCAGTGGAAATACCAATTTCAGCACCTAACCCATACTCAAAACCATCAGCAAAACGGGTAGACGCATTAATCATGACCGAGCTTGAGTCAACGGCAGTAATAAACTTACGACCACGCGTGTAATTCTCAGTAATAATAGAGTCGGTGTGATGAGAGCCGTATTTATTAATATGGTCAATCGCCTCATCCATGTCTGAAACAACTTTAACTGACAGTACTGGGGCTAAATATTCAGTCGACCAATCTTCTTCTGTTGCAGCGTTAATACCTGTCAGAATTCGCCTTGTCGCATCACAACCTCTCAACTCTACGCCTTCCTGCTCAAACTTCACCGCAAGTGTTGGCAAAACAAACTCGGCAATGGCCTCATCAACAAGTAATGTCTCCATTGTGTTACAAGTACCGTATCGATGAGTTTTTGCATTAAAGGCGACATTAACCGCTTTTTCTCGGTCTGCATCACGGTCAATAAATACATGGCAAATACCGTCTAAGTGCTTAATTACTGCTACTTTGGCATCTCGACTCACTCGCTCAATTAAGCCTTTACCGCCACGAGGAACAATAACATCGACATACTCTGGCATCGTAATCAGCTCGCCTACGGCTGCACGATCAGTTGTTTTAATCACCTGCACTGCATTAATAGGTAGTCCTGCTTGAGATAGCCCTTGGCTAATACACGCCGCAACGGCTTGATTTGAATGAATCGCTTCTGATCCACCTCGCAAGATCGTCGCATTGCCTGACTTAAGGCACAAACTGGCCGCTTCTACCGTAACATTTGGGCGAGACTCATAAATAATTCCGACTACACCTAAGGGCACACGCATTTTGCCAACTTGAATACCAGAAGGCATATATTTCATATCATCAATAATGCCGACAGGATCAGGAAGAGATGCAACTTGTCGCAGCCCTTCAATCATGGTATCGATACGTGCTGGCGTTAGCTCCAAACGATCAAGCATTGCCGAATCAAGGCCATTATTTCGTCCGTTTTCCAAGTCCAACTCATTCGCTTTAGCTAATTTATCACGCGCCAGATCTAACGCTTCAGCCATCGCAATCAATGCACGATTTTTTGCTTCTGTACTCGCCTGAGCAATTAGAGCAGATGCCTGACGGGCCTTTTCGCCCACGTCTACCATGTATGCTTTTACATCCATCGCCTGTTTTCAACCTATAAAGCTGCTACATTAAACAATATCAAACGAAAATTAAGACCTTAGAAGCAATCTAAGAGCAACAATCATTTATACGATACACCAAAAGAGGTTATTATAACCTTCTGAACCAATGACACCAACGTTGAATTAAGGAACGACCTTAAAGAACCTAATTTAACAAGGATAATAACAAAGACGATTATGCCTCAAACACGCTTAAGCAACACCATACGGACTCGCTCATACCAGTATGCAGCGGCTATAACCGCATTTTTAGCGCTAGCCGGTTTATTAGTAGGAAAGCTAGAAGGCGCTATCGTTGCCGCCGTTTTTTCTATCCTACTTATATTGAATAGCCTCTTCGAGAAACAACGATTATTAGAAAAAGATCCGCAAAAAAGCTTACGCCGCAGTTCTTGGACCCATATCACCCTACTATTTTTAGCTGCTGTATCACTGCTTAGCGCGACAAATAGCGAATACGCAGCCAGCCCATGGAGTTTTATTTTGCCTTTGTTATTGCTGTTCTTTTATCCGCTAAAAACAGCACTTATAGCGACCGCAATCTATAGCTTCTGCTTAGTGGTTATACTCACTCAGATAAGTGATTCGGCAGAAAAATTAGAGCTTCTGATAAATTACATGTTATGCCTTGCTCTTACAGCAGGCTTTGTTTACTTGAGAGAAATAAAAGATCAACAACTTAAACCTTTACGGCGGACCGACAATCTTACCCAAGCATCTATTAAAGAGCGGTTGAACGATGATCTAGTCAAAGAAATTCAACGCAGTGAAAGAGAAGGTACCGAACTAACGGTGATGGCGCTGGCGATAGATGACCAAGGTTTTGATCATATAGACGCCGCCGACCACGACGTACTGCTCAGTAAACTAGGACATGTACTACACGAAAACCTTCGCGCCTTTGACAGTTATTATCGATGGAAGGATCACGAATTTTTAATCGTATTTCCCTATACCAACACTCAAGAAGGGATGAAAACCGCTGAGAATCTGCGAGTCATAGCTAAAGACTCGCTGAGTGATGCCAACATGCCCATTACCGTCAGTATTGGTGCTGCAAGCCTTAATGTAGGCGATAATGCTGATTCCCTGCTAAAAAAATCGCTATCAGCGCTTCAACAAGCACAAAGAAGAGGTCAAAACCGAACCCGCTCTTATGTTGACGCAGAGACTAATACAAGTAAAGTCAGAGCCGCTACAGACACGCTTGGCTAGCACGGCAAACAACATAAACCCCAAAAAATAATTAGTTACTAGTTCCATATTAAATAAAAGGCACAGAAAGGATGACTGATTCCCAACTTAAGAACATGACAAGAACAACGTCTTATGGCTTAACCGCCTTTTTTATGTTCTTTCTGGCTATTCAAAATTACCGCTATGGCTTTTATGAGTTAGTTTACACCGCCACCTTTCTAATTCCCCTTTTAGGGTTTGGTATTGCTTATACCTACGCACAAAGATTCTTTGAAATTAAAGACCACGCACACCCTATATTGCTTGCAGTCATGGTGGTTTTAATTGCCTCAAATATTAATGAAACATCATCCAATGCAACGCTTTGGCTATATCCAATCGGCTTACTGAGTTATTTAGTGCTCCCTTTTCGAATGTCAAACGTATTCAATGCCGGTGTACTGATATCACTCACCTTCTTTATTATGATTCAGCAAGGGTTATTTAACAGTCTATCATTCTTCACTAGCTATCTTCTGATTAGTAGCGTTGCGAGTATTTTCGCTTACCTTCACCACCATAAAAATCGCAAGTTAATTGAGCTATCACTTCATGATCCACTGACAGGGGCTTACAATATGAAGCACCTTGACGACACGCTGACCAAAGAAATTAGCCGCTCTCATGTCACCGGAAACACACTATCGTTAATCGCACTGAAAGTTGACTACTTTGACCAATTTACCGATGTTCATGGTAACAATGCAGCAAAAGATTTAACCATCGAGCTTTCAGAAATGCTAGGCGGCATGATCAGAGCCGGAGATAGCCACTACTACGACGATAACAGTTTATTTTATATGCTTTTACCCAACACCCCCCAAGAAGGGATGCTGATCATGACTGAGCGCGTGCGCAGAACCGTAGAAGAAACTAAGTGGCAAACGATAGGCACCATGACCGTTAGCGTAGGTTGCACCACATCAACTGAAAAACCAACCACCGCCGAAAGCCTTTTAAAAGAAGTTCAATGTGCTTTGAGTGATGCAGAAGCCAACGGACACAATAGAGTTAACCATTTCACCCAACAATGAACTTATCTGACATTCAACCCCTAATAAATGGGCTCCAAGCGCACCCTAACTGGGTGGCATTTGCTATTTTTAGTATTTCCTTTGTCGAGTCTCTGGCCGTTGCAGGCGTTATCGTACCTGGCGTCATGTTGCTATTTATGGTGGCGGCTGTTGCTGGTGGAGGGGCGCTATCGATAGAGGCATCTTTATTTTGGGCTTTTGCAGGCGCCGTTTCTGGTGACGGTCTGAGTTTCTTTCTCGGACGTTACTTTAAAGAATCTATTGCAACAGTCTGGCCTGTCCGCCGGTATCCTCAACTGCTTGATAGTGGAACACGTTTTTTTGATAAGCACGGGGGTAAAAGCGTACTAATTGGCCGTTTTGTAGGCCCTATTCGCCCTATCTTGCCCATGATTGCAGGCATGCTTCAAATGCCGCCCAAAAAATTCTTTATATTTAATATTGTTTCTGCCATTGGCTGGGCACCTATTTATATATTGCCAGGCTTTCTTGTAGGTGCTTCAATATCTCTCGATATTGAATTACCACCGCATTTTTACCCTGTACTCCTTACCGCTTTAGGTGTGCTATCTGCGACATACATATTATTTGTTCGCCTCCAGTGGGGGCTTCAGCAAAAAGGCAGGAGCTACAATTATATTAAGCGGATACTCATGCAATACCACTTTACACAGCAGGTATGGAAAGGGTTGTCTAACAGAAGAGCCGATGGAGGAGAGTTTCCACTACCTTCATTGGTTCTTGCACTAATGACTCTAACGCTATTTATTTTAGTCGCACAAGCGGTAAGCTACACCCACTGGTTTGATGTAATCAACCACCAGACATCAACGTTTTTTTCATTGCTCAGAAACCCTCTATACGACCCGCTGGTGATTGTGATCACCATGCTGGGAGACCCAAAGGTCTATTATATTGCGTTTCCTATCTTTGTGTCGTTATTACTCTTTCGTGGCTTCTACGCTGCAGCGACCCATATATCGCTAGCCGGCATTGCAACCGCCCTAATCACCCATGGACTAAAAGCATACTTTGATATTGCACGCCCCGACTTAGTCATCAATGGCCCCGCGTCAGCAGCCTTCCCTAGCGGTCACACTAGCGGCTCTGTCGTTTTTCTAGGGCTACTCGCGGCGTTTATTGCTCAAGAGATTCAGCAAAAGAAACGCTGGATGATTTACAGCCTCTTTAGTATACCGATGCTATTGATTGGCCTTAGTCGATTGTATCTAGGGGTTCACTGGGCAAGTGATATCGTTGGGGGCTTACTGCTAGGCTTATGCATCTGCGCGTTGACACGAGTCAGCTATAGTCGTTACGACCGACAAGCGCTCACGCTAGATATGTTTACGATTTTGGCCGTCGGGCTTTGGGCCACATCTACAGTATTGTATATATGGCTAGGGTTACCTGAGGCGCTTTCTAACTATCAACCACTGTCTAACGTAAAACCTTAACTCACTGCTCCATTAACGAGAGAAAGTCTTCTATCTGTTTAAGCCGCTCAAGTGGATCCGTTAACTCAAGTAGATGTTGTTTCTCTTTTTTCGTGAGCGGTAATAACTCAACTAAACGCCAGCCCACCTGCCGACAATCCGCATAATCGACATCCATATTAAGCGCTTGAATAGCAGGATGCCTTTCTAGCTGTTCTAGTAGCGTGGCAAGCTCTAAGTATTCATCTGGAAGCGTTGCGTACGCTTCTTCGATTAAATGCTCTATACGTCCAGAATAAAGCCCATCAGCGCCTTGCGAAAAGTCTGTTAGCAGCACTTTTGATGTGCCTTCTATGGTTATACCCAATAAGCCGTTTTCGAGCTTACGAAAATCAACGAGCCGAACATACGTGCCGATGCTGTAAAAATCACATCCCCCCCCCACCTCACTGCCTTCTTTAATAAGCACTACGACAAACCCTCGGTCTGTTTTCATACACTCAGAGAGCATATCGAGGTACCGAGGTTCAAATAACTGTAGAGGTATTCTCCCCATTGGGCACAGCACTGAATTCAAAGGAAAGAGAGGTGTTTTCATTAAACTGATTGTTTATCCAATTGTTTTATAAAGCCTACCGGTACGGCCACGCTTTTTCGTAATGCGTAATCAAAAAACACAATACCTGTTTTTGCTAACGCAATGAACTCATCACTTTGTACATGATTACCACCAATATCGCCACTACCTATGTCACCTTTTGCTTGTTCTGACGCACTCAACGCAGAAGAAACCACAGGCCTAACAACCCGATAAATAAACTGGCAACTTTTACGAGAAATATCCTCTACCGAAATATCAAACCGCAAACAATCGCCGTAAAACGCTTCATTTTGATAGCTGATCGCTAAATCAGCCACAAGCGTACCGACCCCATCGATATCCAGCTCTTCATAACCTAGTGCACGAAAAAACTGTATTCGAGCTTCATGAATCATCGTAATCATTCGATCATGCCCAAGGTGATTCCCTTGATTGATATCCCCTACCCGTACCTGCAACTCGGTACTAAAATGAGTTACTTTCGGAAAATTTATTTCTACGCGCGACATTTTTAATCCTATAAATAACAAACTGAAAAACCAACGACTGAGTGACGTCTATCTGATCAGCTCAATTACTTGCAACAATATTCTGCTACTATTATATGATCAAATAACTTTTAAGACCTTAATAATCAATGAGCAATCAGCCTTTCCCTCGCGTTATAGGATTAGCCGGCGTTGACCGGAACGAAAACTCTAAAGCGCTCAAATACGCAGGTCACTTAGAATGGCCAATGGTTCTTATGGCCATCTGGATCATTATTGAGTGGTACCTGCAGGCAAAAGGGGCTATTCCGGCTAACATTATTCTCGTGACAGATTGGTTAATATGGTCCTTCTTTTTATTTGAAACCGTATTACTCACATCCTTAGTCCGGAATAAAAAACATTACCTTATCGGAAACTGGGTCAACCTAGTGATCATCCTTTTAGGCTTCCCGTTACTCTGGGAGGAGTTCCCCGCCGCGGGTGTACTTCGTACACTCCGCCTTATTGTCATGGGTGGAATCCTGATCCATATATCAAGCACCGCTAAGCGAATATTGGCACGAAACCATCTCGGCACCACATTAATGATCGGGTTTATTATTACGGTAATGGCAGGCTTTCTAATCGCAGGTCTTGATCCGGCAATAGAAACCCCTTGGGAAGGTATATGGTGGGCTTGGGTAACGGTCACCACAGTGGGTTATGGCGATATTGTCCCCGTTAGTACAGAAGGCCGTTTATTTGGCTCATTTTTAATTCTGATGGGGATTGGAATATTCTCGATGCTCACGGCCAGTTTTTCAGCCTTTTTTGTCTCTCGAGATGAAAAGCTAGTCGTTCAAAGAGAGCAGCAGATTCTCGCTAAACTTGAGTTAATTGAAATGAGAATTCATAAGATTGAAAATGATCTCAACAAAGTTGCTAAAGCACAGCAACAAGCCATCAAAAACCCACCAACAGCGCCTTATTAGCGCCTCTTTAGTTCTCACAACCGCTTATTCGCTCGACAAACTTGCAGGCCCTAAGACCTGTTGAATCTCTTCAATTTTATGTCGTGCCTCTACCATCACCTTTAAACTCCGCTCTGGCGTCAAACCACCGCTTGCCAATTTTCGAAATGCAGGCACTTTATTAAAAGGAGGTAAGTTATTTCGTTTAGGGCAGCTAATTAAGGCATGCATCTGCGCAACAATAATAATATCAGTATAACTCGGCTCATCACGCCCAGAATCAAAGCCCCACTCTTCTGCTTTCGCCACAACTTCAATTAAGTCACTTGGGAAGCCCCACTGCTCAAGAATAGTGCAGCCAATTTCGCCTCTTAATTCATCAATCGCACCATTGAGTGCTTTTTCATCAGCATAAAGTTCAGGGAAGTTTTCAGCGTAAGTAATAACCGGAATTGCACCAATATCATGAATCAAACCCGCAAGCATCGCATGATCTTTATTTAATCCTGGCGTCTGCTCGGCGAGTACGTATGCAATCGAAGCAACTTCTCGCGAGTGTTGCCACAATTCAGACATTGCCTGTTTTAGCTCGGGTTTCTTACTCCTAAATAGCTCCCTCATGGAAAATACGGTCACTAACTGCTGAGTCGTTTGTATCCCCAACCGCACAACCGCATCTCGACAAGAAGACACTTCATTAAACCCCCTATATAAAGGGCTATTACATGATTTTATCAGCTTAACCGTCATGGCTGGATCAGTATTTACAACCTTTGAAATATCATCTGCGGAGGTTTCATTTTTACCGGCTATTTGGCGAATACGATAAGCAACGTCAGGTAAACTAGGCAATGTAAAATTATTAGATTTTAAGTCATGATAAAAACTCATCAATACTTTAAAGGCGCCCTCAACATCTTCAGCGTCACCATCATCAAAACCTTCATCTGCCTCAAAGTTATGTACTGGCGCTTGCTTGAGTAAAATATTCAGTACATCTTTCTCAATTATCAGAAAATCAACGTCTGTCACCGCTTTAACGGTGTATTGCCGTGGCTGTAAGTGTGCAATTGCAGCATCCGCTTGCTCTGTGCCTGCGTCAATCTCTCTAGTGCGACCATCTGGGGCTTCTAATTCAATTTTGCCATTCAAAAGAAAATAGTCATGATGATCAAACGTTCCCCGCTCAAAAACGACCTTTTTCTTTTTAAAGGAAGAGAAGTGGGCTTTATGCGCAAGCAGTATCCGCTGATTTTCGGACAACCTATCGAGAGGTCGAAATTTTTTTAACGCGTCAGCCGTAATTTCGATCGAAGCATGCATTAACAGGACCTATTCCTTATATATTGGTAAATCTACCCTAGCGTCCAAGACGACATTAACTCAACTATATTAAGATGCTCAATCAAAACAAGGAAACTCTCTGGACAAATTTGAGCAAGACCCCGTGGGCCGCTATCGTACTTTTGATACTAAACGCTAATAATTAACATGACGATAGAAAAGACTGATTAAAAGTTTAACAGGTATTTCTTTGATTGCATCAAAGTATTCGTACTTGAAGCTCAATAGAGTATTAAATCTACAGAATATCTCTGGTATGCTTGCTGTAGACAAGTTTACACTCTTTTATCGATCGTTTTACTGGAAGAATCTGATGCCAATATATCGCTCAAAAACCTCTACCGCAGGCCGTAACATGGCTGGCGCTCGCGCTTTATGGCGCGCCACCGGAATGAAAGATGACGATTTTAAAAAGCCAATTATTGCTGTCGCCAACTCATTTACACAATTTGTGCCTGGGCATGTCCACCTAAAAGACTTAGGCCAATTGGTTTGTAGAGAAATCGAAAAAGCTGGCGGGGTTGCAAAAGAATTTGACACTATCGCCATCGATGACGGTATCGCGATGGGCCATGACGGCATGCTATACAGTCTTCCTTCTCGTGACCTTATTGCAGACTCTGTCGAATACATGGTTAACGGGCACTGTGCTGACGCACTCGTTTGTATATCTAATTGCGATAAAATCACACCCGGAATGGTTAATGCCGCTCTACGCTTAAATATTCCAACAATATTCGTATCGGGCGGTCCGATGGAAGCAGGTAAAACCAAGCTATCAGAACACAAGCTTGACCTCGTTGATGCTATGGTTATTGCAGCAGACCCAGACGCTGACGACGCTGCCGTTGAAGAGTATGAGCGTAGCGCTTGCCCAACCTGTGGTTCATGCTCAGGTATGTTTACAGCCAACTCAATGAACTGCCTAACCGAAGCCATTGGCCTTTCTCTACCAGGAAACGGCACAGTATTAGCCACTCACGCTGATCGTGAAGCGCTATTCCTGCAAGCAGGCAGAACCATTGTCGACATTACTCGTCGCTATTACGAGCAAGACGATGAATCTGTATTGCCTCGCTCGATTGCTAGCTTCAAAGCGTTTGAAAACGCAATCACACTTGATGTGGCTATGGGTGGTTCCACCAATACCATTTTGCACCTACTAGCAGCAGCACAAGAAGCAGAGATTGATTTCACCCTTAAGCATATTAATGAGCTATCTCATAAGATACCTCAACTATGTAAAGTAGCGCCAAACTCACCTGACTACCATATGGAAGATGTCCACCGTGCAGGCGGCATCATGGGGATCTTAGGTGAACTCGATCGTGCAGGTTTACTGCATACCGATCTACCTACGGTACACTCAAAAACGCTAGGTGAAGCGTTGGATAAGTGGGATATAATGCGTAATAACGACCCTGCTATTGCCGAGTTCTATAAAGCAGGCCCAGGCGGTATTCCAACACAAACAGCCTTTAGCCAGAGTACTCGTTGGCCAAGTTTGGACGGAAACAGAGAATCTGGCTGTATTCGCTCAAAAGAAAATGCGTATTCACAAGAAGGGGGTCTAGCGGTCTTATACGGAAACATCGCTGAAGATGGATGTGTTGTGAAAACCGCAGGTGTAGATGAATCTATTTGGGTATTCAATGGCACCGCTAGAATCTTCGAAAGCCAAGATTCTGCAGTAGAAGGCATTCTTAACGATGATGTGAAAGCGGGTGATGTAGTCATTATTCGGTATGAAGGCCCCAAAGGCGGACCGGGCATGCAGGAAATGCTCTACCCAACAAGCTACCTAAAATCAAAGGGGCTAGGCGCAGCCTGTGCACTTCTGACTGATGGGCGTTTTTCAGGTGGAACATCGGGGTTGTCTATTGGGCATGCTTCACCAGAAGCCGCTTCTGGCGGCGCTATCGCTTTGATCGAAGAAGGCGACAGCATCACTATCGATATCCCTAACAACGCGATCAACGTGAATGTAAGTGATGAAGTACTAGCAGAGCGCCGCGCAGCCATGAACGCAAAAGGTAAAGATGGCTGGAAACCAGCAGAACCTCGCAAACGCAAGGTATCTGCAGCGTTAAAAGCGTATGCGATGCTAGCAACTAGCGCCGATAAAGGCGCCGTAAGAAACTTGGATATGCTAGATTAACGTCCAGTCTATCTCATAGCCGTGATAAAGAGAAACGGAATCAAGGGGGCTCAATGTTTACCCTCCTTGATTCCAGTCGTACCTCCCTGTATCACGGCTACAAAATCGGTTCAAGCGCCCTTGTAAGCATGATGGCGTAAAACGCAATCAAGAGATTATCAATTACTTGCGCTCATAAACAATAAAGCTATAGTCATACGGGTTCGAGCCTTCTGCCTTAAAATCTTCTCGCGCAGTTTCTTCCCATTGCGGCCAGTCGACTTCAGTAAACCAAGCATCCCCTTCTACCTCTGCATGTACTTTTGTAAGATAAATTCTGTCCACCAAATCTAACGAACTTTGATAAATCTGATCACCACCAATAATCATCACTTCATCAACGCCATTAATTAACGCCGTTGCCTCTGCTTTTGCAAAAGCCTCTTCAAACGTATGAACAACCGTAACACCGTCATGTTGCCATGCAGTATTTCTTGTAATCACCAAATTCAAACGACCCGGCAAAGGCTTACCAATTGACTCAAATGTTTTACGCCCCATAATGATGGGCTTGCCCATTGTGACTGACTTAAAATATTTTAGGTCATTAGGCAGATACCAAGGGAGTTTGTTATTTCTACCGATAACTCTATTTTCTGCCATCGCAACAATGATCGATTTCTTCATTTTTATCACTCACCTCTGTACGTTTATCACGAATCACTATGCCTCTATTAATCGGCTTTTATAACATATAACCCTAG includes these proteins:
- a CDS encoding potassium channel family protein, whose amino-acid sequence is MSNQPFPRVIGLAGVDRNENSKALKYAGHLEWPMVLMAIWIIIEWYLQAKGAIPANIILVTDWLIWSFFLFETVLLTSLVRNKKHYLIGNWVNLVIILLGFPLLWEEFPAAGVLRTLRLIVMGGILIHISSTAKRILARNHLGTTLMIGFIITVMAGFLIAGLDPAIETPWEGIWWAWVTVTTVGYGDIVPVSTEGRLFGSFLILMGIGIFSMLTASFSAFFVSRDEKLVVQREQQILAKLELIEMRIHKIENDLNKVAKAQQQAIKNPPTAPY
- a CDS encoding HDOD domain-containing protein, translated to MHASIEITADALKKFRPLDRLSENQRILLAHKAHFSSFKKKKVVFERGTFDHHDYFLLNGKIELEAPDGRTREIDAGTEQADAAIAHLQPRQYTVKAVTDVDFLIIEKDVLNILLKQAPVHNFEADEGFDDGDAEDVEGAFKVLMSFYHDLKSNNFTLPSLPDVAYRIRQIAGKNETSADDISKVVNTDPAMTVKLIKSCNSPLYRGFNEVSSCRDAVVRLGIQTTQQLVTVFSMRELFRSKKPELKQAMSELWQHSREVASIAYVLAEQTPGLNKDHAMLAGLIHDIGAIPVITYAENFPELYADEKALNGAIDELRGEIGCTILEQWGFPSDLIEVVAKAEEWGFDSGRDEPSYTDIIIVAQMHALISCPKRNNLPPFNKVPAFRKLASGGLTPERSLKVMVEARHKIEEIQQVLGPASLSSE
- the ilvD gene encoding dihydroxy-acid dehydratase, with protein sequence MPIYRSKTSTAGRNMAGARALWRATGMKDDDFKKPIIAVANSFTQFVPGHVHLKDLGQLVCREIEKAGGVAKEFDTIAIDDGIAMGHDGMLYSLPSRDLIADSVEYMVNGHCADALVCISNCDKITPGMVNAALRLNIPTIFVSGGPMEAGKTKLSEHKLDLVDAMVIAADPDADDAAVEEYERSACPTCGSCSGMFTANSMNCLTEAIGLSLPGNGTVLATHADREALFLQAGRTIVDITRRYYEQDDESVLPRSIASFKAFENAITLDVAMGGSTNTILHLLAAAQEAEIDFTLKHINELSHKIPQLCKVAPNSPDYHMEDVHRAGGIMGILGELDRAGLLHTDLPTVHSKTLGEALDKWDIMRNNDPAIAEFYKAGPGGIPTQTAFSQSTRWPSLDGNRESGCIRSKENAYSQEGGLAVLYGNIAEDGCVVKTAGVDESIWVFNGTARIFESQDSAVEGILNDDVKAGDVVIIRYEGPKGGPGMQEMLYPTSYLKSKGLGAACALLTDGRFSGGTSGLSIGHASPEAASGGAIALIEEGDSITIDIPNNAINVNVSDEVLAERRAAMNAKGKDGWKPAEPRKRKVSAALKAYAMLATSADKGAVRNLDMLD
- a CDS encoding dihydrofolate reductase, which encodes MKKSIIVAMAENRVIGRNNKLPWYLPNDLKYFKSVTMGKPIIMGRKTFESIGKPLPGRLNLVITRNTAWQHDGVTVVHTFEEAFAKAEATALINGVDEVMIIGGDQIYQSSLDLVDRIYLTKVHAEVEGDAWFTEVDWPQWEETAREDFKAEGSNPYDYSFIVYERK